The sequence below is a genomic window from Mycobacterium heidelbergense.
CCGCGTGCAGCCCGTCGATGTCACGCAGCGCGGCGAGATAGACGTCGAGCCTTTCGCGGTAGTCGCGGTAGTCATCGACTTCCCTGGGGCCGAAATCGTGCAGGCCGGTGTCGGCGCTGGCCCGGTCGTGCAGCGCGTCGGCGTCCAACGGGCAATCCGGGGCCATCGCGGCCATGGCGTCGAGGATCTGCTGGGCCGCGGCGCTGAATCGGGGCTCGGCCAGGTCGTCGAGGCGAACGGAGTGGACGGCGTCGGTCACGGCGACTTATGTTACCGTGAGTTTCGTAATGGTAGTAGTAGCCTTTGGCCGCCCCCGTGACCCGCGCATCGACGCCGCGGTGCTTCGCGCGACGGTCGAACTTCTCGCCGAAACCGGTTACTCCGAGCTCCTGGTCTCGGCCATCGCCGAGCGGGCCGGCACGAGCAAGCCCGCGGTGTACCGGCGCTGGCCGAGCAAGGCGCACCTCGTGCACGAGGCGGTGTTTCCGATCGGCGCGGCGACCGCGATCCCCGACACCGGGTCGCTGCCCGGGGACCTGCGCGAGATGGTGCGCCGCACAACGGCTTTCCTGACGACGCCCGCCGCCAGGGCCGCCCTGCCCGGACTGGTCGGCGAGATGGCGGCGGATCCGACCCTGCATTCGGCGCTGCTGGAGCGGTTCTCCGACATCATCGGCGGCGGGCTCGCCGAGCGGCTGGAACGCGCCGCGGCCCGGGGCGAGGTCCGGCCCGACGTGACGGCCGCCGAACTGGCCGAGGCCATCGCCGGCATCACATTGCTGGGCTTGCTCACGCGCGCAACCGAACTCGACGACGCCTGGGTCGACCGCACCACCACGTTGCTCCTGAAGGGAATCCTGAAAGGAACCACAGCATGACGCACGACTCGACGACCGCGTGGCGGGAACTGCTCGAAACCCTTGGCGCGCTGGACCGTTCCTTCCTCGAGGGGGACCGCGCGGTCACCGACGACCGGCACATCGCCGACGGCTACCGCATGCTGGCCACCACGCTGGGCGTGGCCCTCGACGCCTATCTGTTTCCCGAGCCCGGCCGGCCCCAGTTCGTCGCCGTGAACACGCCGTTCCGTCGCGACCGACGGTGGGGCGGCGACAACACCGATGCGTATTACTTCCTGTGCCCGGTCGATCCGCGACGGCGCTACCGCATCAGCGGCAACAAGGGCGACAGCGTGTACTTCTCGGTGACCGCCTACAACGAACCCTCGCCCGGCGCGTGGTCGGACCGCGTCGTGGCGATCGTGCGTGACAGCGACCTCGACATCGACGCCGACGGCAACTTCCGCTTCGAATTCCCACCGACACCCGACGCCGCCGTGCTGATGACGCGTGACTACCAGGCCGACCCCCTGACCGGCCGCCCGGTCACCTGGCACATCGAGGCCCTCGACGGGCCCGACCCGATACGACACGGCGACGCCGAGACCGCGGCGAGCCTGCGGGCGGCGGCCGCCTGGCTGCGCACCATGTTCGCCATCGTGCCGCTGCCCGTCGGGGACAGGGCCGGCCACGCGCTGGGGCACGAGACCGCCCACGCGGCAAACCAATTCACCGAGCCCTATCAGGTGCCCGACGCCAACTTCGGCTGGTCCGCGCGCGACGCCTGCTACTCCTACGGCAGCTTCGTGCTCGACGACGACGAGGCGCTGGTCATCACCCACCGGCCGCCGTCGTGCAGGTTCTGGAACATGGTGGTGTGGAACCAGTTCATGGCCACCTATGGCGCCTCGGAGGGCCCCGATGCCCGCTGTTCCATCAACGGCCATGGCGCCGCGGTCAACGGTGACGGGTCGGTGACGATCGTCCTGTCCCGCGGGATGACCGCCCACCCGAATTCGGTGACCGCGCTCGGTTACCCCCGCGGCAACCTCGCCTTCCGGTGGTTCCTGCCCGACGGGGTGCCGGCGCGGCCCGAGGTGGAACTCGTGAAGATATCGGACGCACCGACGGCCGCCACCTAGCTCGCCGAGCGTGTAATGAGGGCGGGAAAATCGCCGAAATCTCGCCCTGAGAACACGTTCGGCGCAGTCGTCAGGTCTCGCCGACGAGTTCGATGGCCCGACCCAGGGTGGCGAGCTTGGCGTCCAGCGTGTCACCGGCGGGGTACAGCCGCACGGTGTTCACGCCGGCGCCGCGCCACACCGCAAGCCGGGCCCGAACCATCTCCTCGGTCCCGACGAGCGTGGTGGCCAGCACCATCTCGTCGGTCACCGATCCGGCCGCGCCGTCGCGGTCGCCGCGCTGCCAGCGCTCCCGCACCTCGGCCGCGACGTCGGCCCAGCCCTGCCGGCTGTAGGCCCGGTTGTAGAAGTTCGTGCTCGCCGACCCCATCCCGCCGAGGCTGAAGGCGAGCTCCTTCTTGCGGTCCGCGACCATGCCGCGCAGCTCGTCTTCGTCTGCGGCGAAGGCGACTTCGGCGCCCTGGCAGACGTCGATGTCGGCGCGGGCGCGACCGGCCGCCGCCAGCCCATCGTCGAGGGGCGCGAAGTAGGCGTCGGCGGCGCCTTCCGGCACGAAGCTGGTGCCCAGCCAGCCGTCGGCGATCCGTCCGGTCAACCGCAGCATCGCCGGCGACAGCGCGGCCAGGTAGATCGGAATGGCGTGCTCGGGCCGGGTCGACAGCCGCATCGGCACCGCCTCACCGCCGGGTCGAGGGATCTGAAACTCCGTGCCGGAGTGCGCGATCTTGCCCCCGGCGAACGCCTGCCGCACGATGTCGACGGTTTCGGAGACGCGCGTCAGCGGTCGGCTGAACGAGACGCCGTGCAGGCCCTCGATGACCTGCGGGCCCGACGCGCCGAGCCCGAGCAGGAAGCGGCCGTTCGACAGGTTGGACAGCGTGATCGCGGTCTGGGCGACCATGACGGGCGACCGGGTGCCGACCTGCAGGACGCCGGAACCCAGCAGCATCCGTTCGGTGCGCGCCGCGAGGTAACCCAGCGCGGACGGCGCGTCCGAACCCCATGCCTCGGCGACCCAACAAACGTCGAGGCCCAGCTTTTCCGCCTCGACCACAAGCGTCACGATTTCGTCGGGGGCGCCGGACAACTCGACCGTCGTGGCGGTCCGCATCAACGCACCCCGTGTTCGGCCAGCCGTTTGATCGCCGCCAGCGTCTTGCCGATCGCTGCCTCGAACTCCCGCATCCGCACGAACACGATCTTTTCTTCCTTGTCGGGCATCGAGTCGATGGCCACCGACAATCCCGAGCGTCCCGGCCCCATCCGCATCCAGAAGGTCAGGAAGGTGCCACCGTCTCGCGGTGTCAGCCGGAAACGCCAGGTCGCCGAGGGATATTCGGGATCGCCCACCGCCCAGGCGAACTCCCGCGGCTCGTCGCAGGCGACGACCTGGGAGGTGCTGCTCCACCGCCCGAACGCGTCGTGTTCGTTGTGCCCGACGAAGCGGGCGCCGACCCGGGGCCCGCTGGCTCCGTCGATCCACTCGACGGACTGCAGCTCGTTGCTGAGGGTCGGCATCAGCTCGATGTCGGAGACCAGGCTCCACACCCGGGATGGATCGGCGTCGATCCACGTCGAGGCCTCCACCGTTGGGGTATCCGCATAGCGCGCGCCGGTCCACTCCACGGGCCCATTGTCCCCCGCCCGGACCCGGGTGGCACCTAACGATTAGGCGACGGCCGGCAGTCGATCGACGGGCTTGGCCGGCGCGCCACGCCGCGACCAGGGCTCCGGGAACGTCAGTCTGACGATCTTGCGGACGACGGAGCCGAACTGCTTCAGCAGCGGGCCGCGGTGGTAGGGAATGCCGTAGCGCTCGCAGATCTCCTGCACCTCGGCCGCGATCTCGGCGTACCGGCGGGCCGGCATGTCCGGGAACAGGTGATGTTCGATCTGGTGCGACAGGTTGCCGGACAGCAGGTGAAAGAGCTTGCCGCCGGTCAGGTTTGCCGAGCCGAGGACCTGGCGGAAGTACCACATGCCGCGGGACTCGTCCTTGGTCTCTTCGACGGTGAATTCCTGGGTTCCGTCCGGGAAGTGGCCGCAGAAGATGATCATGTACGACCACACGTTGCGCATCAGGTTGGCCGACAGGTTGCCGGTGAAGACGAACGGGGCGAACGGCCCGGCCAGCAGCGGGAACGCGACGTAGTCCTTGAGCGTCTGCCGGCGCGTCTTTTTCCAGATCTCCCGCAGCACCTCGCGCTTGTCGGTGAGCCTGATCTCCCCGGAACGGATGCGTTCCGTTTCCAGTTCGTGCAGCGCGACCCCGTACTGAAACAACACCATCAGCAGGAACGCGTACACCGGGTTGCCGATGAAGTACGGCTCCCAGGGCTGGTCCTCGCTCATCCGCAGGATGCCGTAGCCGATGTCGCGGTCCATCCCCACGATGTTGGTGTGGGTGTGGTGCATGTAGTTGTGCGAGCGCCGCCATTGGTCTGCCGGGCAGGCCGTGTCCCACTCGAACGTGCGACCGGTAATGGCCGGGTCACGCATCCAGTCGTACTGGCCGTGCATGACGTTGTGGCCGATCTCCATGTTGTCCAGGATTTTCGACAGGCCCAGCATCACGGTGCCGACCGGCCACGCCGGCGGCAGGAAGAGCAGGGCACGCCCGCCGACTTCCAGCGCCCGCTGGGCCTTGATGACGCGGCGGATGTAGTCGGCGTCCTTTTCGCCGAGGTCGGCCGTCACGCGTTCTTTGATGGCGTCGAGTTCGCGGCCGAACGCCTCGGCCTGCTCGGGGGTCAGGGTCATCTTGTTGTCTGACATGAGTTTTCCTCCATGAATCTTGTCTCTAGAGCGACAGATCGACGTCGCCGACCGGGACGGACACGCAGATCTGGACGTCCTCGTCCGGGGCGGTGGAGACGGCGCCGGTGACCAGGTTGCGCACGGTGCCGGCGGTCTTGCGCCGGGTGCAGGTGTGGCAGATCCCCATCCGGCATCCGTTCTCCGGGGTCAGGCCGGCCGTTTCGGCCTGCTCCAGCAGCGGGCGACCGTCGTCCACCACGTCGATCCCGCTGTCGGCGAACGTGATTCGCCCGCCCGACGGATCGGCCGGCGCCTCCAACGCCGGGGGTACGAAGCTCTCGGTGTGCACGTTGTCGCAGTGCTCGCGTACGGCGTCGACCAAAGCCGTTGGCCCACAAACGAACACCGCATCGGGCGACGGCATGGCCGCGGTTAGGTGGTCGGCGTCGAAGCGGCCGACCAGGTCGCCGGCGCCGGAACGGGTGTAGCCGTGCAGAACGCGCACGCCCGGCATCGCGGCCAGTTCATCGCGATAGCACGCCTCGGCCGGTGTGCGGGCGTAGTGCACGAACGCGATCTCGCCCCGGTGGCGCTCCGCGATCAGCGTGCGCAGCATCGCCATGACCGGGGTGATGCCGCTGCCGCCGGAGACGAACAGGGCCCGTCGCGGCCGCACCGCCGGCAACACGAAGTCGCCGCCGACGCCGGCCAGGCCGACCACCATGCCGCGACGGGCACGCTCGTAGAGGTGGGTCGAGACCAGCCCGCCGTCGTGGTGACCGATCGTCAGCTCGAGGGTGGGGCTTGCTTCGGCGTTGGCCGGCGAGTAGCAGCGGGTGTGCCGGCGGCCGTCGATGTCGACCGTGAGGTTGACGTACTGACCGGCTTGGACGGCGTGGGTGGATGTGAAGCCCTCGTTGGGGGCGAGCGTGAGAGTGACGCTGCGCGGAGTGGTCCGGCGCACGTCGACGACCTTGGCGCGGGCCTCGCCCATCGTCCAGGTCGGCGCGACCAGCTCGGTGTAGCGGTCCACGCCGTGCGGGCCGGTGAGCAGGTCCAGCAGGTCCGAACCCAGGACCCGCCGCCGAAGGGTTCGGGTGAGATTCCGAGTCGGCATTTGAGTGAACATATGTACACACTGTTACCGGGTGACCCAGGTGGTCAAGTGTTTAGCCAGCTCTGTGGTAGGGTTCACATAGTGAACAGCCGTACTCCTAGCTCACGACCGCGCCGGTCGGGGCGCGAGCGTTCCCGCGAGAGCCCGTCGCGCGAGGAACGCAAGGAGGCAACGCGCCGGGCCATCATCGCCGCGGCGCTGAGGCTGCTGCAGGACCGCAGCTTTTCCAGCCTGAGCCTGCGCGAGGTGACCCGCGAGGTCGGGATCGTGCCCGCGGCGTTCTACCGTCACTTCGAGTCGATGGAGGCCCTCGGCCTGGTATTGATCGACGAATCGTTTCGCAGCCTGCGCGACACCCTGCGCGAAGCCCGCGCCGGCCGGCTCGACCCGAACCGGGTGATCGAGTCGTCGGTCGAGATCCTGATCGCCAGCGTCGCCCAGCGGCGGGAGCACTGGCGCCTCATCGGCCGGGAGCGCAACAGCGGGCTGAGCGTGCTGCGCTACGCCATCCGCACCGAGATCCGGCTGCTCACCTCGGAGCTGGCGACCGATCTGGCGCGCTTCCCGGGGCTCAACGAGTGGTCCACGGAGGACCTCAACGTCCTGGCGACGCTGTTCGTGAACGCGATGATCGTCATCGCCGAGGCGATCGAGGACGCGCAGAGCGCCGAGGCGCTGGAGGACATCCGGCGTATCGCCGTCAAGCAGTTGCGGATGATCGCCGTCGGCATCGCCGGCTGGCGGAGCGGTCCCTAGGGACCGTCACGTCGTTGTCGGAGGTCACCGGGGCGCCCGCCACATCGCCCAGAGCGGCGGGCCGCCGTCGGGCAACGTGATCTCGCGGGTGACCGTGAACCCGAAACGCTCGTAGTACGGCACGTTTTCGGGCTTGGTCGACTCGAGATAGGCCGGGCAGTACTCGGCGTCGCAGCGGTCCAGCCGGGACCGCATCAGGGCCTGCCCGAAGCCGCGCCCCCGGACCGTCGGGTCGCTGCCGATCGCGGCCAAATACCAGTGCGGTTCCTCGGGGTGGGCACGCCTCATCAGTTCCTGCACCGCGCGTCCCCGCATCGAGCGGAGACCGAACACCCGGAGGAACGTCGGCATCATCGCCCACTGCTCTCGGCGCGTTCCCTGCCATTGACACGGCGGATCCCACAGCGCCGCCGCGCCGATGGCCGGACCATCGCGGGCCACCTCGACGCCGCCGTGGGCAAGGTGGTGGTGCCGGGTCATGGTCGCGAACATCCGGTACAGGTGCGCGGTCCGCGCCTCGGCATCGGGGAGGAGCCACATCATCACCGGGTCGTCGTCAAACGCCCGGGCCAGGGTGTGTGACAACTCGCGGATGTCGGCCTTGCGCGCCGGGCGCGCCCGGGGGGTCACCCTCGTCAGGCTAATGGGGTGTGACGCGCGGCGTGGCGGGTATCTCGACCCGGTGACGGGCATCTCGCGGCGGGCGTTCGGTCGGGTGGCCGCCGGCGCGGGCACCGGCGAGCGACTCAACGAGCAGGCCAGCACCAACGCCTACGGCGACTACCGCGAGCGCCACGACCGGCTGATCGAGGCGATCGAACTGATCCGCCAACTGTGGAGTGGCTCGCGAATCTCCTTCGCGGGCCGCTACTTTCGGACGGACTCGGTGAAGCTGTACGACACCCCGGCCACGCCGCCGCCGATCTTCGTGGCCGCCGGCGGCCCCAAGAGCGCAAGGCTGGCCGGTCAATACGGCGACGGCTGGATCACGCAGGCCCGCGATGTCGCCGATTCGAAGTTGTTAGCCGCGTTCAGCGCCGGCGCGCAGGCCGCCGGTCGCGACGCCGCCACGCTGGAGAAGCGCGCCGAATTGTTCGCCGTCGTCGGCGATAACGACCAGGCCGCCCGCGCCGCGGTGTTGTGGCGCTTCACCGCCGGGGCCGTCGACCAGCCCAATCCCGTCGAGATCCAGCGCGCCGCCGAGTCGAACCCCATCGACAAAGTGCTCGCCAACTGGACGGTAGGCACCGACCCCACCCCGCACGTCGATGCCGTGCAGAAGGTCCTCGACGCGGGGGCCGTTCCGTTTTTGCACTTCCCGCAGGACGATCCCGTCGCCGCCATCGACTTCTACCGCGCCAACGTCTTGCCCAAACTGCATACTTGAGCCCATGCCGCAGGTTCCTCCGGCCCGTTATCTGTTGCGCGCCAAAGACCTGGCCGACGCCCGTTACGCCGAGCCGATCACCGTCGATGATCTGGCCGCCGCCGCCGGACTCTCGCGCGCCCACTTCAGCCGCATGTTCGCTCGGACCTTCGGTGAATCACCCCGCTCGTACCTGCAGACGTGCCGGTTGGAACGGGCCGCCGCACTGCTGCGGTGCACCGACCGATCTGTCGCCGACATTGCCGTCATGGTCGGTCTGCGCAGCGTCGGTTCGTTCACCACTGCCTTCGGCCGCGTGTATGGGTTGCCGCCCACCGCCTACCGGGCCAGCCTCCCGCCGGCGTCGGTGCACGCGCGGGTGCCGAGCTGCATTCTGCGACGGGATACCCGCCGGCCCCCCGAGGGCCGCGTCAAGACAGCACACGGGAAGAAGACGGACGGCGTGGACAGCCCGTAGCGTCGTGCTCATGTTGAAGATTGCGAGCGCCCATTTGTGGGTGCATGACCAGGATGTCGCACTCGAGTACTGGACCGAGAAGGTGGGCATGGAAGTGCGCCAAGATGTTTCGTTGCCCGAGCTGCACTTCCGGTGGTTGACGGTCGGCCCACCGGGCCA
It includes:
- a CDS encoding TetR/AcrR family transcriptional regulator: MVVVAFGRPRDPRIDAAVLRATVELLAETGYSELLVSAIAERAGTSKPAVYRRWPSKAHLVHEAVFPIGAATAIPDTGSLPGDLREMVRRTTAFLTTPAARAALPGLVGEMAADPTLHSALLERFSDIIGGGLAERLERAAARGEVRPDVTAAELAEAIAGITLLGLLTRATELDDAWVDRTTTLLLKGILKGTTA
- a CDS encoding LLM class flavin-dependent oxidoreductase, with amino-acid sequence MRTATTVELSGAPDEIVTLVVEAEKLGLDVCWVAEAWGSDAPSALGYLAARTERMLLGSGVLQVGTRSPVMVAQTAITLSNLSNGRFLLGLGASGPQVIEGLHGVSFSRPLTRVSETVDIVRQAFAGGKIAHSGTEFQIPRPGGEAVPMRLSTRPEHAIPIYLAALSPAMLRLTGRIADGWLGTSFVPEGAADAYFAPLDDGLAAAGRARADIDVCQGAEVAFAADEDELRGMVADRKKELAFSLGGMGSASTNFYNRAYSRQGWADVAAEVRERWQRGDRDGAAGSVTDEMVLATTLVGTEEMVRARLAVWRGAGVNTVRLYPAGDTLDAKLATLGRAIELVGET
- a CDS encoding SRPBCC family protein, which codes for MEWTGARYADTPTVEASTWIDADPSRVWSLVSDIELMPTLSNELQSVEWIDGASGPRVGARFVGHNEHDAFGRWSSTSQVVACDEPREFAWAVGDPEYPSATWRFRLTPRDGGTFLTFWMRMGPGRSGLSVAIDSMPDKEEKIVFVRMREFEAAIGKTLAAIKRLAEHGVR
- a CDS encoding fatty acid desaturase family protein, whose product is MSDNKMTLTPEQAEAFGRELDAIKERVTADLGEKDADYIRRVIKAQRALEVGGRALLFLPPAWPVGTVMLGLSKILDNMEIGHNVMHGQYDWMRDPAITGRTFEWDTACPADQWRRSHNYMHHTHTNIVGMDRDIGYGILRMSEDQPWEPYFIGNPVYAFLLMVLFQYGVALHELETERIRSGEIRLTDKREVLREIWKKTRRQTLKDYVAFPLLAGPFAPFVFTGNLSANLMRNVWSYMIIFCGHFPDGTQEFTVEETKDESRGMWYFRQVLGSANLTGGKLFHLLSGNLSHQIEHHLFPDMPARRYAEIAAEVQEICERYGIPYHRGPLLKQFGSVVRKIVRLTFPEPWSRRGAPAKPVDRLPAVA
- a CDS encoding ferredoxin reductase, translated to MPTRNLTRTLRRRVLGSDLLDLLTGPHGVDRYTELVAPTWTMGEARAKVVDVRRTTPRSVTLTLAPNEGFTSTHAVQAGQYVNLTVDIDGRRHTRCYSPANAEASPTLELTIGHHDGGLVSTHLYERARRGMVVGLAGVGGDFVLPAVRPRRALFVSGGSGITPVMAMLRTLIAERHRGEIAFVHYARTPAEACYRDELAAMPGVRVLHGYTRSGAGDLVGRFDADHLTAAMPSPDAVFVCGPTALVDAVREHCDNVHTESFVPPALEAPADPSGGRITFADSGIDVVDDGRPLLEQAETAGLTPENGCRMGICHTCTRRKTAGTVRNLVTGAVSTAPDEDVQICVSVPVGDVDLSL
- a CDS encoding TetR family transcriptional regulator, whose product is MNSRTPSSRPRRSGRERSRESPSREERKEATRRAIIAAALRLLQDRSFSSLSLREVTREVGIVPAAFYRHFESMEALGLVLIDESFRSLRDTLREARAGRLDPNRVIESSVEILIASVAQRREHWRLIGRERNSGLSVLRYAIRTEIRLLTSELATDLARFPGLNEWSTEDLNVLATLFVNAMIVIAEAIEDAQSAEALEDIRRIAVKQLRMIAVGIAGWRSGP
- a CDS encoding GNAT family N-acetyltransferase; this translates as MTPRARPARKADIRELSHTLARAFDDDPVMMWLLPDAEARTAHLYRMFATMTRHHHLAHGGVEVARDGPAIGAAALWDPPCQWQGTRREQWAMMPTFLRVFGLRSMRGRAVQELMRRAHPEEPHWYLAAIGSDPTVRGRGFGQALMRSRLDRCDAEYCPAYLESTKPENVPYYERFGFTVTREITLPDGGPPLWAMWRAPR
- a CDS encoding helix-turn-helix transcriptional regulator; the encoded protein is MPQVPPARYLLRAKDLADARYAEPITVDDLAAAAGLSRAHFSRMFARTFGESPRSYLQTCRLERAAALLRCTDRSVADIAVMVGLRSVGSFTTAFGRVYGLPPTAYRASLPPASVHARVPSCILRRDTRRPPEGRVKTAHGKKTDGVDSP